From a single Penaeus vannamei isolate JL-2024 chromosome 25, ASM4276789v1, whole genome shotgun sequence genomic region:
- the tsl gene encoding torso-like protein isoform X2, with translation MAANVTAVCALVGSHLSACDSVMGMSTGASWAALVLAVCVLCGQGKKTYRTREANLEEDVEDNLQVGLSLNLLPRYGFLTLSVKVFPHRTDNNWLFREQTAKVFQKNSYWATTDRPRRRQQHLYRQQQPQGNGNEQQNATRRGYDQYFYIDFCDDAQDLLTAYFDNFYIEGVPEPKRAFTSSLSTKTKAQHLGIHPTFLNDQYSFVLVRLFRRARRATLAGDLTLSGDFKSTVSEVRVGSTESVNQFIDRYGTHVITEYEVGDVMYQVYVFGERTYAELKDNFAMSQSSQSDLNRMERYFTPYYALHVGKLRLASGNPEFDKVVGDELKAMTFFRVYHSIFAIFQKQELQRALEQLEGEVVLSLKLEKITKIVPKSPKRHWLREVLDNTLNLYYVTM, from the exons CTGTGACTCAGTGATGGGCATGAGCACAGGAGCTTCGTGGGCGGCCCTGGTGCTTGCCGTGTGCGTGCTCTGCGGGCAAGGCAAGAAGACCTACAGGACGCGGGAGGCGAACCTGGAAGAAGACGTCGAGGACAACCTCCAAGTGggactctctctcaatctccttcctcGATACggtttcctcactctctccgtcAAG GTGTTCCCTCACCGCACCGACAACAACTGGCTCTTCCGCGAGCAAACGGCCAAGGTCTTCCAGAAGAACTCGTACTGGGCCACGACCGACCGACCGCGGCGCCGGCAGCAGCACCTCTACCGACAGCAGCAACCCCAGGGCAACGGCAACGAGCAGCAGAACGCGACCCGACGCGGCTACGACCAGTACTTCTACATCGACTTCTGCGACGACGCGCAGGACCTGCTCACGGCCTACTTCGACAACTTCTACATCGAGGGCGTCCCTGAGCCCAAGCGCGCCTTCACCAGCTCGCTCTCCACCAAGACCAAGGCGCAGCACCTGGGCATCCACCCGACCTTCCTCAACGACCAGTACTCCTTCGTCCTCGTCAGGCTCTTCAGGAGGGCGCGTAGGGCCACGCTTGCCG GTGACTTGACTCTCTCGGGTGACTTCAAGTCGACGGTGAGCGAAGTCCGCGTGGGCTCGACTGAATCGGTCAACCAGTTCATAGATCGCTACGGCACCCACGTCATAACGGAGTATGAGGTCGGCGACGTCATGTACCAGGTCTACGTCTTCGGGGAGAGGACCTATGCCGAGCTCAAGGATAACTTCGCGATGAGTCAGAG CAGCCAGAGTGATCTCAACCGAATGGAGAGGTACTTCACGCCATATTACGCCCTTCACGTTGGCAAGCTTAGATTGGCCTCAG GTAACCCAGAATTCGACAAGGTTGTGGGAGACGAGCTGAAGGCCATGACGTTCTTCCGAGTGTACCACAGTATATTCGCCATCTTCCAGAAACAAGAGCTGCAGAGGGCGCTGGAGCAGTTGGAGGGTGAGGTCGTCCTAAGCCTCAAGTTGGAGAAGATCACCAAGATTGTCCCAAAGTCTCCCAAGCGCCACTGGCTGAGGGAGGTGCTGGATAACACCCTCAATCTCTATTATGTTACCATGTAA
- the tsl gene encoding torso-like protein isoform X1, with amino-acid sequence MAANVTAVCALVGSHLSACDSVMGMSTGASWAALVLAVCVLCGQGKKTYRTREANLEEDVEDNLQVGLSLNLLPRYGFLTLSVKVFPHRTDNNWLFREQTAKVFQKNSYWATTDRPRRRQQHLYRQQQPQGNGNEQQNATRRGYDQYFYIDFCDDAQDLLTAYFDNFYIEGVPEPKRAFTSSLSTKTKAQHLGIHPTFLNDQYSFVLVRLFRRARRATLAGDLTLSGDFKSTVSEVRVGSTESVNQFIDRYGTHVITEYEVGDVMYQVYVFGERTYAELKDNFAMSQSSSQSDLNRMERYFTPYYALHVGKLRLASGNPEFDKVVGDELKAMTFFRVYHSIFAIFQKQELQRALEQLEGEVVLSLKLEKITKIVPKSPKRHWLREVLDNTLNLYYVTM; translated from the exons CTGTGACTCAGTGATGGGCATGAGCACAGGAGCTTCGTGGGCGGCCCTGGTGCTTGCCGTGTGCGTGCTCTGCGGGCAAGGCAAGAAGACCTACAGGACGCGGGAGGCGAACCTGGAAGAAGACGTCGAGGACAACCTCCAAGTGggactctctctcaatctccttcctcGATACggtttcctcactctctccgtcAAG GTGTTCCCTCACCGCACCGACAACAACTGGCTCTTCCGCGAGCAAACGGCCAAGGTCTTCCAGAAGAACTCGTACTGGGCCACGACCGACCGACCGCGGCGCCGGCAGCAGCACCTCTACCGACAGCAGCAACCCCAGGGCAACGGCAACGAGCAGCAGAACGCGACCCGACGCGGCTACGACCAGTACTTCTACATCGACTTCTGCGACGACGCGCAGGACCTGCTCACGGCCTACTTCGACAACTTCTACATCGAGGGCGTCCCTGAGCCCAAGCGCGCCTTCACCAGCTCGCTCTCCACCAAGACCAAGGCGCAGCACCTGGGCATCCACCCGACCTTCCTCAACGACCAGTACTCCTTCGTCCTCGTCAGGCTCTTCAGGAGGGCGCGTAGGGCCACGCTTGCCG GTGACTTGACTCTCTCGGGTGACTTCAAGTCGACGGTGAGCGAAGTCCGCGTGGGCTCGACTGAATCGGTCAACCAGTTCATAGATCGCTACGGCACCCACGTCATAACGGAGTATGAGGTCGGCGACGTCATGTACCAGGTCTACGTCTTCGGGGAGAGGACCTATGCCGAGCTCAAGGATAACTTCGCGATGAGTCAGAG CAGCAGCCAGAGTGATCTCAACCGAATGGAGAGGTACTTCACGCCATATTACGCCCTTCACGTTGGCAAGCTTAGATTGGCCTCAG GTAACCCAGAATTCGACAAGGTTGTGGGAGACGAGCTGAAGGCCATGACGTTCTTCCGAGTGTACCACAGTATATTCGCCATCTTCCAGAAACAAGAGCTGCAGAGGGCGCTGGAGCAGTTGGAGGGTGAGGTCGTCCTAAGCCTCAAGTTGGAGAAGATCACCAAGATTGTCCCAAAGTCTCCCAAGCGCCACTGGCTGAGGGAGGTGCTGGATAACACCCTCAATCTCTATTATGTTACCATGTAA
- the tsl gene encoding torso-like protein isoform X4, producing the protein MGMSTGASWAALVLAVCVLCGQGKKTYRTREANLEEDVEDNLQVGLSLNLLPRYGFLTLSVKVFPHRTDNNWLFREQTAKVFQKNSYWATTDRPRRRQQHLYRQQQPQGNGNEQQNATRRGYDQYFYIDFCDDAQDLLTAYFDNFYIEGVPEPKRAFTSSLSTKTKAQHLGIHPTFLNDQYSFVLVRLFRRARRATLAGDLTLSGDFKSTVSEVRVGSTESVNQFIDRYGTHVITEYEVGDVMYQVYVFGERTYAELKDNFAMSQSSQSDLNRMERYFTPYYALHVGKLRLASGNPEFDKVVGDELKAMTFFRVYHSIFAIFQKQELQRALEQLEGEVVLSLKLEKITKIVPKSPKRHWLREVLDNTLNLYYVTM; encoded by the exons ATGGGCATGAGCACAGGAGCTTCGTGGGCGGCCCTGGTGCTTGCCGTGTGCGTGCTCTGCGGGCAAGGCAAGAAGACCTACAGGACGCGGGAGGCGAACCTGGAAGAAGACGTCGAGGACAACCTCCAAGTGggactctctctcaatctccttcctcGATACggtttcctcactctctccgtcAAG GTGTTCCCTCACCGCACCGACAACAACTGGCTCTTCCGCGAGCAAACGGCCAAGGTCTTCCAGAAGAACTCGTACTGGGCCACGACCGACCGACCGCGGCGCCGGCAGCAGCACCTCTACCGACAGCAGCAACCCCAGGGCAACGGCAACGAGCAGCAGAACGCGACCCGACGCGGCTACGACCAGTACTTCTACATCGACTTCTGCGACGACGCGCAGGACCTGCTCACGGCCTACTTCGACAACTTCTACATCGAGGGCGTCCCTGAGCCCAAGCGCGCCTTCACCAGCTCGCTCTCCACCAAGACCAAGGCGCAGCACCTGGGCATCCACCCGACCTTCCTCAACGACCAGTACTCCTTCGTCCTCGTCAGGCTCTTCAGGAGGGCGCGTAGGGCCACGCTTGCCG GTGACTTGACTCTCTCGGGTGACTTCAAGTCGACGGTGAGCGAAGTCCGCGTGGGCTCGACTGAATCGGTCAACCAGTTCATAGATCGCTACGGCACCCACGTCATAACGGAGTATGAGGTCGGCGACGTCATGTACCAGGTCTACGTCTTCGGGGAGAGGACCTATGCCGAGCTCAAGGATAACTTCGCGATGAGTCAGAG CAGCCAGAGTGATCTCAACCGAATGGAGAGGTACTTCACGCCATATTACGCCCTTCACGTTGGCAAGCTTAGATTGGCCTCAG GTAACCCAGAATTCGACAAGGTTGTGGGAGACGAGCTGAAGGCCATGACGTTCTTCCGAGTGTACCACAGTATATTCGCCATCTTCCAGAAACAAGAGCTGCAGAGGGCGCTGGAGCAGTTGGAGGGTGAGGTCGTCCTAAGCCTCAAGTTGGAGAAGATCACCAAGATTGTCCCAAAGTCTCCCAAGCGCCACTGGCTGAGGGAGGTGCTGGATAACACCCTCAATCTCTATTATGTTACCATGTAA
- the tsl gene encoding torso-like protein isoform X3: MGMSTGASWAALVLAVCVLCGQGKKTYRTREANLEEDVEDNLQVGLSLNLLPRYGFLTLSVKVFPHRTDNNWLFREQTAKVFQKNSYWATTDRPRRRQQHLYRQQQPQGNGNEQQNATRRGYDQYFYIDFCDDAQDLLTAYFDNFYIEGVPEPKRAFTSSLSTKTKAQHLGIHPTFLNDQYSFVLVRLFRRARRATLAGDLTLSGDFKSTVSEVRVGSTESVNQFIDRYGTHVITEYEVGDVMYQVYVFGERTYAELKDNFAMSQSSSQSDLNRMERYFTPYYALHVGKLRLASGNPEFDKVVGDELKAMTFFRVYHSIFAIFQKQELQRALEQLEGEVVLSLKLEKITKIVPKSPKRHWLREVLDNTLNLYYVTM, from the exons ATGGGCATGAGCACAGGAGCTTCGTGGGCGGCCCTGGTGCTTGCCGTGTGCGTGCTCTGCGGGCAAGGCAAGAAGACCTACAGGACGCGGGAGGCGAACCTGGAAGAAGACGTCGAGGACAACCTCCAAGTGggactctctctcaatctccttcctcGATACggtttcctcactctctccgtcAAG GTGTTCCCTCACCGCACCGACAACAACTGGCTCTTCCGCGAGCAAACGGCCAAGGTCTTCCAGAAGAACTCGTACTGGGCCACGACCGACCGACCGCGGCGCCGGCAGCAGCACCTCTACCGACAGCAGCAACCCCAGGGCAACGGCAACGAGCAGCAGAACGCGACCCGACGCGGCTACGACCAGTACTTCTACATCGACTTCTGCGACGACGCGCAGGACCTGCTCACGGCCTACTTCGACAACTTCTACATCGAGGGCGTCCCTGAGCCCAAGCGCGCCTTCACCAGCTCGCTCTCCACCAAGACCAAGGCGCAGCACCTGGGCATCCACCCGACCTTCCTCAACGACCAGTACTCCTTCGTCCTCGTCAGGCTCTTCAGGAGGGCGCGTAGGGCCACGCTTGCCG GTGACTTGACTCTCTCGGGTGACTTCAAGTCGACGGTGAGCGAAGTCCGCGTGGGCTCGACTGAATCGGTCAACCAGTTCATAGATCGCTACGGCACCCACGTCATAACGGAGTATGAGGTCGGCGACGTCATGTACCAGGTCTACGTCTTCGGGGAGAGGACCTATGCCGAGCTCAAGGATAACTTCGCGATGAGTCAGAG CAGCAGCCAGAGTGATCTCAACCGAATGGAGAGGTACTTCACGCCATATTACGCCCTTCACGTTGGCAAGCTTAGATTGGCCTCAG GTAACCCAGAATTCGACAAGGTTGTGGGAGACGAGCTGAAGGCCATGACGTTCTTCCGAGTGTACCACAGTATATTCGCCATCTTCCAGAAACAAGAGCTGCAGAGGGCGCTGGAGCAGTTGGAGGGTGAGGTCGTCCTAAGCCTCAAGTTGGAGAAGATCACCAAGATTGTCCCAAAGTCTCCCAAGCGCCACTGGCTGAGGGAGGTGCTGGATAACACCCTCAATCTCTATTATGTTACCATGTAA
- the LOC113813127 gene encoding ATP-dependent DNA helicase DDX31 codes for MTTVGAGLVLNIREKGSLFKDFGKKESTTTFNKANGSGTSSVFIKRVTGKSSTRVFSKALAVRSSLKKTRDLANLSTQKQNAKSSAIKTGSNVLTKKADPNPQKKVQSAGGNHTTGPPAKAPPNKSPSNIPKAPQQKNEKGLGEKKTAGTGGNSNISSPSGGKPNTPVQKSFGGGNAADKAASKPNSFQNKKPFQSQQPKQAKRDGAQHGGAPPMKRFRNDEQAEGPDSGQTAGNTHPHSKEGDQATAPPFPRQNREDNAFEDRRDGYTSSLFYGNPDIPAIPQTDVKPVSEKVFSEESFTTLDIAPQLVSTLEKLGFRSMTTVQQKSMPAILSGKDALVKSQTGSGKTLTYALPIINKLMSQTPQIQRSDGLLALVIVPTRELALQSYQWFEKLCKACVWVVPGYLIGGEKKKAEKARLRKGINILVATSGRLIDHIHHTKSLSLAKVKYLVIDEADRLLDMGYERSVTSIMESLKEQQESTDRQTIMLSATLSSGVEKLAGMSLVSPEIIDVSQEGQDGKLMCEALATPENLSHNYILVPAKLRLVTLAAFILSKCKVGDEKKMIVFFATQDLVDFHTEIFSRLLSRYGKVKDERPSLLKRAEKVLAGEEDKEEESEEEEEEDTEKTILFQKLHGSMTQQERSTVFRSFREASAGVLMCTDVASRGLDLPRVRWIVQFNAACTAADYVHRVGRTARVNSAGSAVAFLAPSEAPYIQMLEKHKILLQEIRMKEVLKSFSFACDDYNGEDQPSMRSVEELATNFQLSIENELVSDQTMHDMSRKAYVSFVRAYASYPKEVREMFSFKALHLGHYAKSMGLRDTPSALGASAAFKAKREFKEKRERKEKRKRIQVMNQKMGKLPKSAMFSEFDSGLDALPPAGGKGKQRR; via the exons GATTTTGGCAAGAAAGAAAGTACAACTACCTTCAACAAAGCAAATGGAAGTGGCACATCATCCGTCTTCATAAAGAGAGTAACTGGCAAGAGTTCAACTCGTGTCTTTTCAAAGGCTCTTGCTGTGAGATCCTCTCTCAAAAAGACTCGTGATCTGGCAAATTTAAGTACTCAAAAGCAGAATGCGAAATCATCTGCCATTAAAACTGGTAGCAATGTCCTTACAAAAAAGGCAGATCCCAATCCCCAGAAGAAGGTTCAGAGTGCGGGAGGGAATCACACCACTGGACCTCCGGCAAAAGCTCCCCCAAACAAGAGTCCGAGCAACATTCCAAAGGCACCACAACAGAAGAATGAAAAGGGTCTTGGAGAGAAGAAGACTGCAGGAACAGGAGGAAATAGCAACATTAGTAGTCCCTCAGGTGGAAAGCCCAATACTCCAGTGCAGAAGAGTTTTGGTGGAGGGAACGCAGCTGACAAGGCAGCCTCAAAACCGAACAGTTTCCAGAACAAGAAGCCCTTCCAGTCGCAGCAACCAAAACAAGCAAAGAGGGATGGAGCACAGCATGGAGGGGCACCACCAATGAAACGTTTCAGGAATGACGAACAAGCTGAGGGGCCAGATTCAGGACAGACAGCAGGAAATACTCACCCTCATAGTAAAGAAGGTGATCAGGCAACAGCTCCTCCTTTTCCTAGACAGAATCGGGAAGACAATGCATTTGAAGACAGGAGGGATGGATACACATCATCACTGTTCTACGGAAACCCTGACATACCAGCCATTCCTCAAACCGACGTCAAGCCTGTCTCTGAGAAGGTGTTTTCTGAGGAGTCGTTCACCACCTTGGATATTGCCCCGCAATTA GTATCAACACTAGAAAAATTAGGCTTCCGATCAATGACAACGGTGCAGCAAAAGAGCATGCCAGCTATCCTGTCCGGTAAGGATGCTCTTGTGAAGTCCCAGACAGGCTCTGGAAAGACTCTGACGTACGCTCTGCCTATCATTAATAAACTCATGTCG CAAACACCACAAATACAGAGAAGTGACGGCCTCCTTGCCTTGGTAATTGTTCCAACAAGGGAGCTCGCACTTCAGAGTTACCAGTGGTTTGAGAAATTGTGTAAG GCCTGTGTTTGGGTAGTCCCTGGTTACCTtattggaggagagaagaagaaggcagagaaggcTCGTTTACGGAAAGGCATCAACATTCTTGTGGCGACATCAGGCCGCCTGATTGACCACATCCACCATACAAAATCGCTAAGTCTAGCCAAGGTCAAGTACCTGGTCATTGATGAGGCTGATAGGTTGCTCGACATGGGCTACGAGAGAAGTGTGACAAG CATTATGGAATCTCTTAAGGAGCAGCAAGaatccacagacagacagactattaTGCTCTCAGCTACTCTTTCTTCAGGGGTTGAAAAACTAGCAG GCATGAGTCTTGTCTCTCCGGAAATTATTGATGTCAGCCAAGAGGGACAGGATGGGAAGCTGATGTGTGAAGCTCTTGCGACCCCAGAGAACCTCTCGCACAATTATATACTGGTCCCTGCGAAGCTCAGGCTTGTCACTTTGGCAGCATTTATACTCTCTAAGTGTAAG GTCGGGGATGAAAAAAAGATGATTGTATTCTTCGCAACGCAGGACTTGGTGGACTTTCACACTGAGatcttctctcgccttctctccag GTATGGAAAGGTGAAAGATGAAAGACCATCCTTACTGAAGCGAGCAGAGAAAGTTCTGGcaggagaggaggacaaggaagaagagagtgaagaggaagaagaggaagacacagagaagACCATTCTATTCCAAAAGTTGCATGGCAGCATGACTCAGCAG GAAAGATCAACAGTTTTCAGATCATTTCGTGAAGCATCTGCTGGTGTGCTGATGTGCACT GATGTTGCTTCAAGAGGTCTAGATTTGCCAAGAGTGCGTTGGATTGTTCAGTTTAACGCTGCTTGCACAGCTGCTGACTATGTCCATAGAGTGGGGCGTACAGCACGTGTCAATTCTGCGGGTTCAGCTGTTGCATTCCTAGCTCCCTCAGAAGCCCCTTATATTCAGATGCTTGAGAAGCACAAGATCTT ATTACAAGAAATTAGAATGAAGGAGGTACTCAAAAGCTTTAGTTTTGCCTGCGATGATTACAATGGCGAAGATCAG cCTTCTATGAGATCAGTGGAAGAATTAGCCACCAACTTCCAGCTCAGCATAGAAAATGAACTCGTCAGTGACCAAACCATGCATGACATGTCCCGCAAAG caTATGTATCCTTTGTGAGGGCTTATGCCTCTTACCCCAAAGAAGTGCGTGAAATGTTTAGCTTCAAAGCTCTCCATCTCGGTCACTATGCAAAGAGTATGGGGCTCAGAGACACTCCTTCGGCCCTTGGCGCTTCAGCAGCCTTCAAAGCAAAGAGAGAGTTTAAGGAGAAGcgcgaaaggaaggagaagagaaa GAGAATCCAAGTGATGAATCAGAAGATGGGTAAACTACCAAAGTCGGCAATGTTCTCAGAGTTTGACAGCGGCTTAGATGCTCTTCCTCCAGCAGGCGGCAAAGGCAAGCAAAGGAGATGA